The genomic DNA GAAAGCGAGTGCGGAAATTTCTTGATTAGGATGAGATCTTTCCCGGACTCGCCGATGGCGATGGCGATGGCGCTCGCACGTCATGACCCGGCTTCCGGGTCTGCCCACCATCGCCGGGGTTGGCAGCGCCTTGATCCACGTGCGATGGCGTGCGGCGCCAATCGCGCGGATTGCCGGATTGTTCACCTCGGGCGTAAGCGATGCGAGATGCGGGAGCGACATCGGCGCACTGAGATTGGCGCGCGCATTGCGCATTCAATTGGGAGCCACTATGATGACCGTAATTTCAAGACGCCCTCCCCATCCGCCGGGAGGGCGTTTTCTTTGGCTTTCACCCACCAAAAAGGACCTTGAAATGAACCGACTTGTTCTCTCTACCCAATCATCGAGCGCAGGCCTGGGATACGTGCAGCACGGGACCGGACCGGAATGCGTGCTTGTCATGCACGACTGGCTGGGCGACCACTCCAACTACGATGCCGCGATTCCCTATCTCGACGGCACCCGGTTTACGTACGTCTTTGTTGACCTGCGCGGATACGGACTGTCCATGCAGTTGTCTGGTGCGTACACCGTCGAGGAAATCGCCGCTGACTGCCTGGATCTCGCCGACAGGCTCGGTTGGCAACGCTTTCACTTGGTAGGGCATTCGATGACTGGCATGGCAACGCAGCGTATTGCTGCCGATGCGCCTTCCCGTATAAAAAGCGCGATTGCCGTATGTCCAATCTCCGCCGCCGGCAATCGACTGAGTCCGGAAGCACTTGCCTTCTTCACGACCACCGGCGACAGCGACGATGCATTCCGTCGATTGGTCAAATACGTGACAGGGGGGCTTTCGGATCGATGGGCCGATTTCAAGCTGCGGCAGAACCGGGCGATGATCGCCCCCGAATGCCGTTCGGGAGGGATACCTAAACATGCTCGTACAGGCGAACTTTGTCGAAGACATTCGCGGGCTCGACACGCGATATCTGATCATCGTGGGCGATAAGGATCCGGGGCTTGGCGAGGAGGCCATGAAGGAGACATTCCTTGCATGGCATCCGAATTCGAGTTTGCAGGTATTTCCGAACTGTGGGCACTATCCCATGCAGGAGTGCCCACCGTATTTTGCGACCGTCATCGAGCAATTCCTGCGAAACGACGCTGGCTGACCGGGGTGCTCGCGAGCGCGCGGACTCCTTGCCGTTGGACGTCTGCCACCGCCGCAGACGTGGCCATCAGAGGCGTATGCCCGCGCATCGTTCAGAAGTCCATCGTGGCCGAGAGCTGGAAGGTGCGCGGTGCGCCCAGGGCCAAACTGGACAACAGCGGCATGCCCCAATAGGCCTTGTTGGTCACGTTGGTGACGCTGGCCCGCACGGTCAGCGGATGGCTGGAGACCTGGGTGGCATAGCGTGCGCCCAGGTCATACACCGTGTGGCCCGGCACCGACAGCGAGTTGTCGGCACTGATGTATTGCTTGGATGCGGCGGTCACATTGGCGGTCAGCGTCAAGCCCCGTACGGCGGGGGTGTCCCACTCCACGCCCAGCTTGGCTTGCAGTTTCGGTACACCGGTTGCCTGCTTGCCCTGGTTGACGCCCCCGGCGGTCTTGGTGAGCTTGGGGTCCACATAGGCGATGCCACCCATCAGGCGCACGCCGCGCAGCGGCGAGCCGAAGAAGCCCCACTCGACCCCCGGTTGCGCTGCTCTCCGCCAAAGGAAAAGACGTTGGTGGAAATGTCGGTATAGCTGCTTGGCCGCTTGATTTCATACAGGCTGAGCGTGTGGGCGAATTCGCCGAGATCGAACTTGAGGCCGATTTCCTTCTGCTTGGTCTTGTACGGCGGAAACAGCTCTCCCGCATTGGCGGCAGTTGCCGGCGCGGCCTGGCCCTTGCTCAACCCTTCAATGTAATTGCCGTACACGGAGATATGGTTCGTGGCCTTGACCAGCAGCGCGGCCGCGGGCGTCGTGGCGCTTGCGTCATAGCGGGCACTGCGCGCCCCTGTCGTGAGGCTGAAGGTATCGGTGAGCACTTCCTGGCGACGCACGCCCAGCGTCAGTTGGACCCTGTCCTGTGCAAAAGAAAGGGTATCCGCCACGCCGTAGCTGGTCAGGCGCGTTTCCGTGTGGAGGGTCGGCGGCCAACGCATTCCGGCGGCTGGTCCCCAGACCGGGTTGTAGATGTTGGTGGTCCAGTCCGCGCCCGGCACCGATCTGCGGCCATAGTCCCTTTCGGTGTCCGAGTACTGGCGTATGCTCTTGGAGATGCGTTATGCCGGCTACCTTGGAAGTCGAGTCCACGCTGACCGACCGTTACCAGACAACGGTCCCCGAAACCGTTCGCCGTGCTCTGCGTCTGGGCAAGCGCGACAAGATCCACTACACCATTCACCCGAACGGGGAAGTGGTGCTGACCCGTGCCCAGAGCGACGAGGCGGCCGACCCGGTACTGGAGCAGTTTCCCGGCTTTCTCGCCCAGGACATGATCAAGCACCCCGAGCGCTTGCGCAGCCTGGATACCGGGCTGGTCCAACGCATGCAGTCGTTGGTCGGTGGTGTTGACGTTGACCTTGACGCCCAACTGTCGGCAGACGACGAATGAGTTCCCCGCCGCCCGCCCCGGTGGTCATCCATGGCTGGACGGTGTTCGCCCACCCGTTGTTTCTCGATCAGCTCGAAAAACTTGTGCAGCAGGTTGAGGCGCACAAGGCCAAGGACCCGGCAGGCTATACGAAGAAGAATGCCACCAAGCGGCTGGCGGCCATCTACAAATTGGCGCTGGACGACATTCCGCAGGATCCCTCGAGGCCCGAATATCGCCAGGGCGGCACCTTGGGCAGCGAAAACAAGCACTGGTTCAGGGCCAAGTTCTTTCAGCAGTACCGGTTGTTCTTCCGCTTCCATGCACCGAGCAAGGTGCTCGTGCTCGGCTGGGTGAACGACGAAGACACCAAGCGCGCCTACGAAAGTTCCGATGACGCCTACCGGGTGTTCAAAAAATGCTGGACAACGGCCATCCACCAGACGATTGAATCCAACAGCTCTGCACGGATAGGGTCGATTCCGAGGACATGCACCACGGCCTGATCATCGAGGACAGTCTGACTTTGAGGAACCCTTCGCATGAGCGGCGTGTCGTGGCAGGCGATGGGGCAAGGCCTGTCGTGGCGCGGCAGGGGTGTCCCATCGATATGGTAAGGAATTTTCCTTGCATGAATCCCGGCCACGCATGACATCCACGAAGTCGCGACCTTGACTGCCAAGGGGCAGCTCACGTTACCCACCCATCCGGCGGGTGTTGGGTGTGGATGCGGGCGGCAAAGTGGCGTTCGATCTCCGCGGTGGCGAAGTCATCGCCACGCGGGCTGATGCCGAGCACGCCGATCCGGCGCGCGATAGCCTGCAGCCGCAAACGGCCTGCCACGTTCATGTCGGCCATGAGGCCCCGGCAAACTCCGGCAAGCGGTTAAAATGCGCGATTGGCCTTGTACCGCCAGGCGGCCATGCCCCGCCTCGCCCGCCCCACATTTGGAAGTAATCGTGAAAAACCCTTCAGAATCAACGACTAAGAAAGACCATATTCCAAATGTGGGATTCGTAAGCCTTGGATGCCCAAAGGCACTTGTGGATTCCGAGCAGATCATTACCCAGTTGCGCGCCGAGGGCTATGCCATCAGCGGCACCTATGACGGCGCCGACCTGGTGGTCGTCAATACCTGCGGTTTTATCGACGAAGCGGTGCAGGAAAGCCTGGATGCCATTGGCGAGGCGCTGGCCGAGAACGGCAAGGTGATCGTCACCGGCTGCCTGGGCGCGAAGAAGAACGCGGCTGGCGAGGACATCATCACGTCGGTGCACCCGAAGGTGCTGGCCGTGACCGGCCCGCACGCGCTGGGCGAGGTGATGCAGGCCGTGCACACGCACCTGCCCAAGCCGCATGATCCGTTCATGGACCTGGTGCCGGCCGCCGGCATCAAGCTCACGCCAAAGCATTACGCTTACCTGAAGATCTCCGAGGGCTGCAACCATCGCTGCTCGTTCTGCATCATCCCGTCGATGCGCGGGGACCTGGTCTCGCGCCCAGTGGCGGAAGTGATGCTGGAAGCCGAGAACCTGTTCAAGTCGGGCGTCAAGGAACTGCTGGTGATCTCGCAGGACACCAGCGCCTACGGCGTGGACGTGAAGTACCGCACCGGCTTCTGGGACGGCCGTCCGCTCAAGACGCGCATGACCGAGCTGGTCGGCGCACTGGGCGAGCTCGCGGCCAAGTACGGCGCGTGGGTGCGCCTGCACTACGTGTATCCGTACCCGCACGTCGACGAGATCATTCCGCTGATGTCGCAAGGCCACGTGCTGCCTTACCTGGACGTGCCGCTGCAGCACGCCCACCCGGACGTGCTCAAGCGCATGAAGCGCCCGGCCAACGCCGAGAAGACCATGGACCGCATCCGGGCCTGGCGCAAGATCTGCCCCGAGCTGACCATCCGCAGCACCTTTATCGCGGGCTTCCCCGGCGAGACCGAGGAAGAATTCCAGACGCTGCTGGATTTCATCGCCGAGGCAGAACTGGACCGCGTGGGCTGCTTCGCCTATTCGCCGGTGGACGGCGCCACGGCCAACGACCTGCCGGGCGCCTTGCCCGACGAGGTCCGTGAAGAGCGCCGCGCGCGCTTCATGGAAGTGGCCGAGGAAGTCTCCGCCCGGCGCTTGCAGCGCAAGGTCGGCCAGACCCTGCGCGTGCTGGTCGACGAGATCAACCAGGACGGCGGCATCGGCCGCTCTTCGGCCGATGCGCCGGAAATCGACGGCCTGGTCTATATCGACCCGCCGGCCCAGGGCGCGCCGCGCTACAAGGTCGGGGAATTCGTCTCGGTGAAAATCACCGGCGCCGATGGCCACGACCTGTGGGGCGAAGTCTGAGGCGGTTGGCAGCCGCGGGTCCGGATAGGTAAAAGTACGATCGTTCGTTTTGGCGCGCGCGCCGCTATACTGTGCGCTGCAACATCAGCCCAGGAGACACAAAATGACACGTGAAGTGGTGGTGGTGAGCGGCGTGCGGACCGCGATCGGTACCTTTGGCGGTAGCCTGAAGGATCTTTCCCCAACCCAGATGGGCGCCATGGTCGTGCGCGAGGCACTGGCCCGCGCGCAGGTCAGTGGCGACGACGTCGGCCATGTGGTGTTTGGCAACGTCATCCAGACCGAGCCCCGGGACATGTACCTGGGCCGGGTGGCGGCAGTGGAGGGCGGCGTCACGATCGACGCGCCGGCGCTGACCGTCAACCGCCTGTGCGGCTCGGGCCTGCAGGCCATCGTCAGCGCCGCGCAGACCATCCTGCTGGGCGATGCCGATGTGGCCATCGGCGGCGGCGCGGAGAGCATGAGCCGCGCACCGTACCTGGCGCAGTCGGCCCGCTGGGGCGCGCGCATGGGCGACGCCAAGATGCTCGACATGATGCTGGGCGCGCTCCACGACCCGTTCCATGGCATCCACATGGGCGTCACCGCCGAGAATGTGGCCAAGGAATATGACATCTCCCGCGGCCAGCAGGACGAAGCCGCGCTGGAGTCGCACCGTCGCGCCTCGGCGGCCATCCGCGCCGGCCACTTCAAGGACCAGATCCTGCCGGTCACGCTCAAGGGCCGCAAGGGCGACGTTACCTTCGACACCGAC from Cupriavidus sp. D39 includes the following:
- a CDS encoding alpha/beta fold hydrolase yields the protein MTRLPGLPTIAGVGSALIHVRWRAAPIARIAGLFTSGVSDARCGSDIGALRLARALRIQLGATMMTVISRRPPHPPGGRFLWLSPTKKDLEMNRLVLSTQSSSAGLGYVQHGTGPECVLVMHDWLGDHSNYDAAIPYLDGTRFTYVFVDLRGYGLSMQLSGAYTVEEIAADCLDLADRLGWQRFHLVGHSMTGMATQRIAADAPSRIKSAIAVCPISAAGNRLSPEALAFFTTTGDSDDAFRRLVKYVTGGLSDRWADFKLRQNRAMIAPECRSGGIPKHARTGELCRRHSRARHAISDHRGR
- a CDS encoding type II toxin-antitoxin system PrlF family antitoxin gives rise to the protein MPATLEVESTLTDRYQTTVPETVRRALRLGKRDKIHYTIHPNGEVVLTRAQSDEAADPVLEQFPGFLAQDMIKHPERLRSLDTGLVQRMQSLVGGVDVDLDAQLSADDE
- the rimO gene encoding 30S ribosomal protein S12 methylthiotransferase RimO, whose product is MKNPSESTTKKDHIPNVGFVSLGCPKALVDSEQIITQLRAEGYAISGTYDGADLVVVNTCGFIDEAVQESLDAIGEALAENGKVIVTGCLGAKKNAAGEDIITSVHPKVLAVTGPHALGEVMQAVHTHLPKPHDPFMDLVPAAGIKLTPKHYAYLKISEGCNHRCSFCIIPSMRGDLVSRPVAEVMLEAENLFKSGVKELLVISQDTSAYGVDVKYRTGFWDGRPLKTRMTELVGALGELAAKYGAWVRLHYVYPYPHVDEIIPLMSQGHVLPYLDVPLQHAHPDVLKRMKRPANAEKTMDRIRAWRKICPELTIRSTFIAGFPGETEEEFQTLLDFIAEAELDRVGCFAYSPVDGATANDLPGALPDEVREERRARFMEVAEEVSARRLQRKVGQTLRVLVDEINQDGGIGRSSADAPEIDGLVYIDPPAQGAPRYKVGEFVSVKITGADGHDLWGEV
- the bktB gene encoding beta-ketothiolase BktB, with product MTREVVVVSGVRTAIGTFGGSLKDLSPTQMGAMVVREALARAQVSGDDVGHVVFGNVIQTEPRDMYLGRVAAVEGGVTIDAPALTVNRLCGSGLQAIVSAAQTILLGDADVAIGGGAESMSRAPYLAQSARWGARMGDAKMLDMMLGALHDPFHGIHMGVTAENVAKEYDISRGQQDEAALESHRRASAAIRAGHFKDQILPVTLKGRKGDVTFDTDEHVRHDAVLEDMTKLKPVFVKENGTVTAGNASGLNDAAAAVVLMERAEAEKRGLKPLARLVSYAHAGVDPKTMGIGPVPATRKALERAGLTVADLDVIEANEAFAAQACAVTKALGLDPAKVNPNGSGISLGHPIGATGALITVKALYELQRVQGRYALVTMCIGGGQGIAAIFEQL